One genomic segment of Carbonactinospora thermoautotrophica includes these proteins:
- a CDS encoding class I SAM-dependent methyltransferase has translation MHWYEDDDLWVGFASVMFSARREAEAAELVATSPLLQVAAGTRVLDLACGPGLHVVPLARRGAEVTGVDLSPAMLDRARVACERAGVRARLVRADMREYVDPGAFDLVISMYTSFGYFTDPDDNLRVLRNAFASLAPGGRLLVDVLGKEVLASWVGRPQAVDVEGGTVFMRDTILDDWTRLRTDWTLVRGDTVRRASIVSYLYSAAELRALFEAAGFSDVECFGDFDAAAYDNHARRLIVRGTRAS, from the coding sequence ATGCACTGGTACGAGGACGATGATCTGTGGGTCGGTTTCGCGAGCGTGATGTTTTCGGCGCGGCGCGAGGCCGAGGCCGCTGAGCTGGTCGCCACGTCCCCGCTGCTGCAGGTCGCGGCGGGTACGCGGGTGCTGGATCTGGCCTGCGGTCCGGGACTTCACGTGGTGCCGCTGGCGCGACGGGGCGCCGAGGTCACCGGGGTCGATCTGAGTCCGGCGATGCTGGACCGCGCCCGCGTGGCCTGTGAGCGGGCGGGCGTGCGCGCCCGTCTCGTCCGGGCCGACATGCGCGAGTACGTCGATCCGGGCGCGTTCGATCTGGTCATCAGCATGTACACCTCCTTCGGGTACTTCACCGACCCGGACGACAACCTGAGGGTGCTGCGCAACGCCTTCGCCAGCCTGGCACCTGGTGGTCGGCTGCTGGTCGACGTGCTGGGCAAGGAGGTTCTCGCCAGCTGGGTCGGCCGTCCGCAGGCCGTGGACGTCGAGGGCGGCACGGTGTTCATGCGGGACACGATCCTGGATGACTGGACTCGGTTACGCACCGACTGGACCCTGGTACGCGGGGACACGGTGCGCCGCGCGTCGATCGTGTCGTACCTCTACAGCGCGGCGGAGCTGCGCGCGCTGTTCGAGGCCGCGGGCTTCAGCGACGTGGAGTGCTTCGGCGACTTCGATGCCGCTGCCTACGACAATCACGCCCGGCGGCTGATCGTGCGAGGTACCCGTGCGAGCTGA